One segment of Anatilimnocola aggregata DNA contains the following:
- a CDS encoding terminase gpA endonuclease subunit encodes MVADPRKLRPGELCRLLNSTTLGEVISERQLLRHRNRAGLRIGDGQHVDLLRYVGWLVEQTHVPKPEIEVDPYEELKDRARARNAALSLAGRDIGELPEVANPQRKARAQDDFQFFCEEYFHTTFHHPWSDDHLKVIRKIQKAVIEGGLFAMAMPRGSGKSSLCEVACIWALLFGHRQFVCLIGSDEGHAAEMLESIKTELEGNDLLLEDYPEVVYPIRALDGIANRCSGQLYQGERTHISWTAKEIILPTMPASPASAAVIKVAGLTGRIRGMKHKRSDGQTVRPSLVVLDDPQTDESARSLSQCAQRESILAGAVLGLAGPGQKISGIMPCTVIRPGDMADRILDRDKHPQWQGERTKMIYSFPTNEKLWEEYAQLRADGLRAEVGLYDATAFYIEHQTEMDAGARIAWPARFNEDEASAIQHAMNLRLQNEAAFFAEYQNEPLPEAVPFSTLLSAEEIAAKLNRMPRATVPSNYTQLTAYIDVQGNLLYYLVCAWTEDFSGYVIDYGCYPDQRRDYFTLRDANPTLLSVAPGTAQEGAIFAGLQGLTADLLGREWQQEGGGILRIGACLIDANWGASTDTVYEFCRRSTFGGVLMPSHGRYVGAASVPFAEYKRQPGERVGHNWRIPSTYGKRACRHVTYDTNYWKTFVFARLAVAMGDRSCLSIFGTEPNRHRLLSEHLTAEYPVTTQGRGRTVEEWKVRPNHPDNHWFDCLVGNAVAASMLGVHLETGTKIERKRISLRELAERPTARQLAEQTARKQVTIPEHMRRR; translated from the coding sequence GTGGTAGCTGACCCACGCAAACTCCGCCCCGGCGAACTCTGCCGCCTGCTCAACTCCACCACCCTCGGTGAAGTGATCAGCGAACGACAGCTCCTGCGCCATCGCAACCGCGCAGGCCTGCGGATCGGTGACGGTCAGCACGTCGATCTGCTCCGCTACGTCGGCTGGCTCGTCGAACAAACGCACGTTCCCAAACCCGAGATCGAGGTCGATCCCTACGAGGAACTGAAAGACCGAGCCCGAGCACGTAACGCCGCACTCTCCCTCGCTGGTCGCGATATCGGTGAACTACCTGAAGTTGCGAATCCTCAGCGGAAGGCTCGCGCTCAGGACGATTTTCAATTCTTCTGTGAAGAGTACTTTCACACCACGTTTCACCACCCTTGGTCGGACGACCACCTGAAAGTCATTCGCAAGATCCAGAAGGCGGTCATCGAAGGTGGTCTGTTCGCGATGGCCATGCCCCGTGGCTCCGGCAAGAGCAGTCTGTGCGAAGTCGCCTGCATCTGGGCGCTCCTCTTCGGTCACCGGCAGTTCGTCTGTCTCATCGGCTCGGACGAAGGTCACGCGGCCGAGATGCTGGAGTCGATCAAGACCGAACTCGAAGGGAACGATCTGCTCCTCGAAGACTACCCCGAAGTCGTCTATCCGATCCGCGCGCTGGATGGAATCGCCAACCGGTGCAGCGGTCAGCTGTACCAGGGTGAACGCACCCACATCAGTTGGACGGCCAAGGAGATTATCCTTCCCACGATGCCCGCTAGTCCTGCCAGCGCCGCGGTGATCAAGGTGGCGGGGCTCACCGGCCGCATCCGTGGCATGAAGCACAAGCGTTCTGATGGTCAGACGGTTCGTCCGTCGCTGGTAGTTCTCGATGACCCGCAGACCGATGAATCGGCTCGCTCTCTCAGCCAGTGTGCGCAGCGCGAGAGCATCCTCGCTGGCGCAGTCCTTGGCCTGGCTGGTCCCGGCCAGAAGATCTCGGGGATCATGCCCTGCACGGTGATTCGTCCCGGTGACATGGCGGATCGCATTCTCGATCGGGACAAGCATCCGCAGTGGCAAGGTGAACGAACAAAGATGATCTACTCGTTCCCCACCAACGAGAAACTGTGGGAAGAGTACGCTCAGCTGCGGGCAGATGGCCTACGAGCCGAGGTGGGGCTCTACGATGCAACCGCCTTCTACATCGAGCATCAAACGGAGATGGACGCCGGTGCACGGATCGCCTGGCCAGCCCGGTTCAACGAGGACGAAGCGTCCGCCATTCAGCATGCGATGAACCTCAGGCTGCAGAACGAAGCAGCCTTCTTCGCGGAGTACCAGAATGAGCCGCTCCCCGAAGCGGTTCCGTTCTCCACACTTCTCTCTGCCGAAGAGATCGCCGCCAAGCTTAACCGGATGCCGCGGGCCACGGTCCCGAGCAACTACACGCAGCTTACCGCCTACATCGACGTCCAAGGCAACCTGCTTTACTACCTCGTGTGCGCGTGGACTGAAGACTTCTCGGGTTACGTCATCGACTACGGCTGCTATCCGGACCAACGTCGCGATTACTTCACCCTGCGAGACGCCAACCCCACGCTACTGTCCGTGGCACCCGGCACCGCTCAGGAAGGAGCGATCTTCGCCGGACTGCAAGGACTGACGGCAGACCTGCTCGGCCGCGAATGGCAGCAAGAAGGTGGTGGCATCCTCAGGATCGGAGCCTGCCTGATCGATGCGAACTGGGGCGCTTCGACGGATACGGTGTATGAATTCTGCCGCCGCTCCACCTTCGGCGGTGTGCTGATGCCGAGTCACGGGCGGTACGTCGGCGCCGCGAGCGTTCCCTTCGCCGAGTACAAACGTCAACCGGGTGAACGCGTGGGCCACAACTGGCGGATCCCAAGCACCTACGGCAAACGCGCCTGCCGCCATGTGACCTACGACACCAACTACTGGAAGACGTTTGTCTTCGCGCGGCTGGCAGTAGCCATGGGCGACCGCAGTTGTCTGTCGATCTTCGGGACTGAGCCTAACCGACACCGACTATTGTCTGAGCATCTCACCGCAGAGTATCCAGTCACCACGCAAGGCCGGGGACGGACGGTGGAAGAATGGAAAGTTCGCCCCAACCACCCCGACAATCACTGGTTCGATTGTCTCGTGGGAAATGCAGTGGCTGCGTCCATGCTCGGCGTGCATTTGGAAACGGGGACCAAGATCGAGCGGAAGCGAATCTCCCTGCGGGAATTGGCTGAGCGACCGACGGCGCGGCAACTAGCGGAGCAGACCGCACGGAAACAAGTGACCATCCCCGAGCACATGCGGCGACGGTGA
- a CDS encoding CBS domain-containing protein, which yields MTACVITATEDRMVEGLVQQMVTRNMYLMPIVCDTEAVGIVTRYELLRLMIR from the coding sequence ATGACTGCGTGTGTCATCACGGCGACGGAGGATCGAATGGTGGAGGGCTTAGTGCAACAAATGGTGACGCGAAACATGTATCTCATGCCGATAGTGTGCGACACTGAGGCCGTGGGGATCGTCACTCGTTACGAGCTGTTGCGACTGATGATTCGCTAG
- a CDS encoding sodium:calcium antiporter, with product MLAACLQFLVCAVVIIAAGTFLTKYADAIAEITRLGRLLIGSILLAGTTSLPELTVDISAVRQGDADLAVGDLLGSSLMNLLILALLDFSVYSRGKMLSKQAAAHALSGSLSVALTALAGIGLFTGSAFVDYSPWGISPAVLIIGAAYAFGVRVIYLDQRIAAQSEMIAETPPADSAPLLSLRHALLGFSICAIAIVIAGPYLADAAGQIAKLSGLGSTFVGTTLVAFSTSLPELVSMLAALRIGAVDLAIGNVFGSNAFNMVLLLPLDLFDARPLLAIVSHGHIVTCLATILASQVVIMGQLYRVESRMRFIEPDAWLVIAIVIGALGLVYYLS from the coding sequence ATGCTTGCCGCCTGTCTGCAGTTTTTGGTTTGTGCCGTCGTCATTATTGCTGCCGGGACATTTTTGACGAAATATGCCGATGCAATCGCAGAAATCACGCGATTGGGGCGGCTGCTAATCGGAAGTATCTTGCTCGCCGGAACGACCTCGTTGCCGGAACTGACGGTCGACATTTCAGCCGTGCGGCAGGGAGATGCCGATCTGGCAGTGGGAGACTTGCTTGGCAGCAGCCTGATGAATCTGCTGATTCTGGCGCTGCTCGATTTTTCGGTTTACTCGCGAGGGAAGATGCTTTCTAAACAGGCCGCTGCCCACGCCTTGTCGGGTTCACTTAGCGTAGCCCTGACCGCATTGGCGGGCATTGGATTGTTTACCGGCTCCGCCTTCGTAGACTATTCGCCTTGGGGAATCAGTCCTGCAGTGCTAATCATCGGTGCAGCCTACGCATTTGGCGTGCGAGTGATTTATCTCGATCAGCGCATAGCCGCCCAGAGCGAAATGATAGCCGAGACTCCCCCGGCCGATTCCGCTCCCCTACTGTCGCTGCGACACGCGCTGCTGGGATTCTCCATCTGCGCGATCGCAATTGTGATCGCCGGTCCTTACTTAGCAGACGCCGCGGGGCAGATCGCCAAGTTAAGCGGACTCGGCAGTACGTTTGTAGGAACGACGCTGGTGGCCTTCAGCACTTCGTTGCCCGAGCTGGTTTCGATGCTCGCTGCATTGCGGATCGGGGCGGTCGATCTCGCCATCGGCAATGTCTTTGGAAGTAATGCGTTCAACATGGTCCTGCTGCTCCCGCTGGATTTATTCGATGCCCGACCGCTGCTGGCAATTGTTTCGCACGGCCACATCGTCACCTGCCTCGCCACCATCCTGGCATCCCAAGTTGTCATCATGGGACAACTCTACCGCGTTGAGTCGCGAATGCGTTTCATCGAACCCGATGCCTGGCTCGTCATTGCGATTGTCATCGGTGCGCTGGGGCTCGTTTACTACTTATCATGA
- a CDS encoding universal stress protein — protein sequence MIKRILVGLNGTQASDSAARQALLFAAEFSAQLIGVGVVDREQVCPHESVPLGAGEFKRERDTKLLQVAHDRIAALLQEFEQQSREAGVVVQTKKLEGEPADVLCMEAQCVDLLIVGKKHTREEEGDTSPATLQAILHQSPRPVLCVPAVADQRRPILIAYDGSLSANRAVQLFIASGLSNNRVVHLLTVGDHAAAIAEPCTQLLAAHGVHVEPHLAAAAPPAEVILELTARLDVGLLAMGAYGQSRFREFFFGSVTKTILKRATAPVFLYH from the coding sequence ATGATCAAGAGAATTTTAGTGGGGCTGAATGGTACACAGGCCAGCGACTCCGCCGCCCGGCAGGCGCTGCTATTCGCAGCCGAATTTAGTGCCCAGTTGATCGGAGTCGGAGTCGTCGACCGCGAACAGGTCTGTCCGCACGAGTCGGTGCCGCTTGGTGCCGGCGAATTTAAGCGAGAGCGCGACACTAAGCTGCTGCAAGTGGCGCACGACCGAATCGCTGCTCTGCTGCAAGAATTCGAACAGCAGAGCCGGGAGGCGGGAGTTGTAGTGCAGACAAAGAAGCTCGAAGGCGAACCAGCTGACGTGCTCTGTATGGAGGCGCAGTGCGTTGATTTGCTGATCGTTGGCAAGAAACACACACGCGAGGAAGAAGGAGACACTTCGCCCGCCACACTGCAGGCAATTTTGCATCAGTCGCCGCGACCGGTCCTGTGCGTTCCCGCGGTGGCGGACCAACGTCGGCCCATTTTGATTGCCTACGATGGTTCGCTGTCCGCCAACCGTGCTGTGCAACTTTTTATTGCAAGTGGGCTGAGCAACAATCGCGTTGTGCATTTGTTAACGGTGGGCGATCATGCGGCCGCCATCGCCGAACCTTGTACTCAACTTTTGGCGGCGCATGGAGTTCACGTCGAGCCGCATCTGGCCGCAGCAGCACCGCCCGCAGAAGTAATTCTGGAATTGACGGCGCGGCTGGATGTGGGCCTGCTGGCGATGGGCGCGTATGGACAGTCGCGGTTCCGGGAGTTTTTCTTTGGTTCTGTTACCAAAACTATATTGAAGCGCGCTACGGCACCGGTGTTCCTGTATCATTAG